In Vigna radiata var. radiata cultivar VC1973A chromosome 3, Vradiata_ver6, whole genome shotgun sequence, the following proteins share a genomic window:
- the LOC106756837 gene encoding pentatricopeptide repeat-containing protein At1g77360, mitochondrial, which yields MEESPRASRKRSHPFSSSSPSPPHTKRPNFPSFQDIPNLPSNIKSLCHLIATTSAAAIEHALEGAAVVITPHDVEEVLRLSYGFPGQAVKFFRWSARQLHDNHTPYSWNLVVDLLGKNRFFDAMWDAIKSMQKEGLLSLATFASVFESYVIANRTREAILAFEAMENYGCVRDVIALNSLLSAICRDGRTVDACDYLQIAKKFVRPDADSYAILMEGWEGEGDKGVFGAKETFAEMVIEIGWDPANVPAYDSFLCALVRGPDGLLEAIKFVDSMRDRRCYPGVRFFKVALDECIKFHDARTAKFFWEVLVEVGRVLQPTTEMYNLMIALFCYCGDTDDARRMLDEMVFRGAFPDVATYNLLFKFLIKGRKLREAYAVFAEMVKNEFVPDQDNCDAAVKVYVNGGEPLLAMKVWKCLVENYQSDLERTANFLVVGLRDLNRVPEALKYAEDMIGRGIRLSSSTLSKLRQTLVKERKEFVYEELLRKCNSQ from the coding sequence ATGGAAGAAAGCCCTCGAGCTAGCAGAAAGCGAAgccatcctttttcttcttcttctccttctcctccacATACCAAGCGCCCCAATTTCCCTTCCTTCCAAGACATCCCCAACCTTCCTTCCAACATCAAATCCCTCTGTCACCTCATTGCCACTACCTCCGCCGCCGCCATCGAGCACGCCCTCGAAGGCGCCGCAGTCGTCATCACCCCTCACGACGTTGAGGAAGTCCTCAGACTCTCCTACGGCTTCCCAGGCCAGGCCGTCAAATTCTTCCGGTGGAGCGCCCGCCAACTCCACGACAACCACACTCCTTATTCCTGGAACCTCGTGGTCGACCTCTTGGGCAAGAATCGCTTCTTCGACGCGATGTGGGACGCTATTAAGTCAATGCAGAAAGAAGGGCTACTCTCGCTGGCCACCTTCGCCTCTGTCTTCGAGAGCTATGTCATCGCCAACAGAACCCGGGAAGCGATTTTGGCTTTTGAGGCTATGGAGAATTACGGTTGTGTGAGGGACGTGATTGCTTTGAACTCATTGTTGAGTGCAATTTGTAGGGATGGTAGGACAGTTGATGCTTGTGATTACTTGCAGATTGCAAAGAAATTTGTCCGGCCGGATGCCGATTCTTACGCGATATTGATGGAAGGGTGGGAGGGTGAAGGAGATAAGGGTGTGTTTGGTGCGAAGGAGACTTTTGCTGAGATGGTGATTGAGATTGGATGGGATCCTGCCAATGTGCCTGCTTATGATTCATTCCTGTGTGCCCTTGTTAGAGGGCCTGATGGATTACTAGAGGCTATTAAGTTTGTTGATTCAATGAGGGATAGGAGGTGTTACCCTGGTGTGAGGTTCTTCAAGGTTGCATTGGATGAGTGTATCAAGTTTCATGATGCTAGGACTGCAAAGTTTTTCTGGGAGGTGTTGGTGGAGGTGGGGAGGGTGTTGCAACCCACCACGGAGATGTACAATTTGATGATTGCTTTGTTTTGTTATTGTGGTGATACTGATGATGCGAGGAGGATGCTTGATGAAATGGTTTTCCGAGGGGCCTTTCCTGATGTGGCGACCTataatttgttgtttaagtTCTTGATCAAGGGGAGGAAGTTGAGGGAGGCGTATGCAGTGTTTGCTGAAATGGTGAAGAACGAGTTTGTGCCGGATCAGGATAACTGTGATGCGGCGGTTAAGGTATATGTGAATGGTGGGGAGCCTCTTTTGGCGATGAAGGTTTGGAAGTGTTTGGTTGAGAATTATCAGAGTGATTTGGAGCGGACAGCAAATTTTCTGGTTGTGGGGCTTCGTGATTTGAATAGGGTTCCGGAGGCGCTTAAGTATGCTGAGGATATGATTGGAAGAGGAATCAGGTTGTCCTCTTCCACACTGTCAAAACTGAGACAAACCCTTGTCAAGGAAAGAAAGGAATTTGTGTATGAAGAACTTTTGAGAAAGTGCAATTCTCAATAA
- the LOC106757006 gene encoding putative transcription factor bHLH086, which produces MALAKDQNIPHDSTMSSKVPNCVFSEAVETTSVTVRRVNEYHKSVIEEEDGSQTTNGLSNDSGITHSPPLSGSGKGYTYKEKSYQLGEEESLINFKGYSNLMQAGESLLSFQHNRLVPNSCYSKDISQKEYCSWENSLHQGHNHWNQHSPRSNKDMRLVQDSNCFQTASGYSSMVDNAKEKQYGERSSGWLYSAPTIPNDKSLHKLGAREMVLQKRPSMGESMKAAKKQCSTESKTLKHKSSPSKDPQSVAAKNRRERISERLKILQELVPNGSKVDMVTMLEKAISYVKFLQLQVKVLATDEFWPAQGGKPPDISQVKEVIDAIRSSQRERSLNSK; this is translated from the exons ATGGCACTCGCCAAAGACCAAAACATTCCACATGATTCAACCATGAGCAGCAAGGTTCCAAACTGTGTTTTCAGTGAGGCTGTGGAAACTACCTCAGTGACCGTTCGTAGAGTCAATGAGTACCACAAATCAGTtatagaagaggaagatggcTCACAAACTACCAATGGCCTCAGCAATGATTCAGGTATAACGCATTCTCCTCCTCTATCCGGCAGTGGCAAAGGGTATACTTATAAGGAGAAAAGTTACCAGCTTGGCGAAGAAGAATCACTGATTAATTTCAAAGGGTACAGCAATCTCATGCAAGCTGGTGAATCTTTGCTTAGCTTTCAGCATAACAGGCTGGTCCCTAACAGTTGTTACTCGAAAGATATTAGTCAGAAAGAGTACTGTTCTTGGGAGAATAGTTTGCATCAAGGTCATAACCACTGGAATCAGCATAGTCCAAGAAGTAATAAAGACATGCGCCTGGTGCAGGATTCCAATTGCTTTCAAACTGCTAGTGGCTATAGCTCCATGGTCGACAATGCAAAAGAGAAGCAATATGGCGAACGTTCATCAGGGTGGCTCTACTCAGCACCAACTATCCCTAACGATAAGAGCCTCCACAAGTTAGGAGCACGAGAGATGGTGTTGCAAAAGCGTCCTTCTATG GGAGAGAGCATGAAAGCTGCAAAGAAGCAATGCTCAACTGAGAGTAAAACGCTAAAACATAAGTCAAGCCCCTCCAAGGATCCTCAAAGTGTGGCTGCCAAG AATCGAAGAGAGAGGATAAGTGAACGACTGAAGATACTACAGGAGCTAGTGCCTAACGGCTCCAAg GTTGATATGGTTACCATGCTGGAGAAAGCAATTAGCTACGTAAAGTTTCTTCAACTTCAAGTGAAA GTGTTGGCAACTGATGAATTTTGGCCAGCGCAAGGTGGAAAACCTCCTGACATTTCTCAAGTAAAGGAAGTCATCGATGCCATTCGTTCATCACAAAGAGAGAGAAGTTTAAACTCAAAGTAG